The sequence TGTTCTGGGTTCCAACGGAACGCTTATTACAGGAGATGTGGCGGCGCGGTTAAAAAAAGCCGGGATTATGGCTGCGGGAATCAGCCTGGACAGCATGGACATAGAGCAGCACGATTACTGGCGAGGCGCTCAGGGCTCCTGGCAGGCGGCTGTGGAAGGCATGCGGGCCTGCCGGCGGGAGGGCTTGCCGTTTCAGATTCACACCACGGTGGTTGACTGGAATTACAACGATGTAGAAGCCCTGACTGATTTTGCCGTAGAGGAAGGGGCCATTGCCCACCACATATTTTTCCTTGTGCCTACCGGCCGGGCGGTGGATATCAAAGAAGGCTCCCTTACGTCCGGGCAGCATGAGGAACTGCTGCATAAGATTCTGAAAAAACAAGAGGAAGTAAAAATAGAGTTAAAGCCGACCTGCGCTCCCCAGTTCATGAGGATTGCCAGACAAATGGGCTTGAAGCTTAGATTCAGCAAGGGCTGCCTGGCCGGTATCGCTTACTGCATCATCAACCCGCTGGGGGAGGTGCAGCCCTGCGCATATTTGGACATACCGCTTGGCAATGTTAAGGAGATACCTTTCAGCGCCATATGGAAGGAAAACAGCATTTTAAACAGGCTCCGTACGGAAAAGTACCAGGGGTCGTGCGGGATCTGCCAGTACAGGAAGATCTGCGGAGGCTGCCGGGCGAGGGCTTATTTTTATACCGGCGACTACATGGGCGAGGAGCCGTGGTGCGAGCATAAGAAAACATTGGCCGGCAGGGATAAATGACAATGCTTGATCAATCCGGCAGGGATTTGCTGAATATCGTTCAAAACGGCCTGCCCGTAGTGGCTGAACCCTACCGGGCACTGGCTGAGGAATTGAATGTAACCGAAGAAGAGATTATCAAACGCCTCGGTCGCTTGAAAGACGCCGGTATTATCCGCCGTTTGGGGGCGGTTTTTGATTCCAGGCGGGTCGGGTACAAGGGAACACTGTGCGCCCTGAAAGTACCCCCGGAGCGGATAAATGAAGTTGCTGCGGTGATCAATGGTTTTCGGGGAGTGACACATAACTACCTCCGCGATCACGAGTTTAACATGTGGTTTACAGTGTTAGCGGAATCCCGGGATAAACTTGAAACGACAATAAAGAATATCCGTGAACAGACGGGCATAAAAGATTTATTGTCGCTTCCTGCGGAAAATGTTTTCAAAATCGGTGTTCATTTTAAGATTACATAGGTGTTTAAATGCTTAGTGAACAGGAAAAGGAACTGGTCAGGGAACTGCAGAAAGGTTTGCCGCTGGTCAGCCGCCCGTTTTTGGATATTGCGGACAGGCTTGGCCTGAGCGAAGAAGAGATCATCGCTAAGGTAAAAGACTTTCTTTTCAGAGGTATTATCCGCCGTTTCGGCGCTGTGGTCAAACACCAGGATGTGGGCTATGTGGCTAATGCAATGGTTGTCTGGCTCGTTCCCGAAGAAAGGATAATGGAGGTCGGCCGGGCAATGGCCTCTTTTCCCGAAGTGACCCATTGTTATAACCGTCCAAGCGTGCCCGGGTGGCCTTTTACACTGTACACGGTAATCCACGGGAAAAGGGAACAGGATTGCCGCAGTATTGCGAAGAAGATCTCTTCATCCACAGGAATCAAGGATTACCGGATACTTTTCAGCACCGCGGAATTAAAGAAAAGCAGCATGGAATATTTTCTTGACTAAACACAGGGGAAATACAGGGGGACGGATATCTATACTAAAAAGAAGGTGAAAGATGCAGGAAAAAAGATACCTTAATTCAGCAACTTTATATGAACAGGCCAAGCGGTACATTCCGGGCGGTGTCAACAGTCCTGTCCGGTCCTTTAAAGCGGTTGGAGGAAATCCTGTTTTTATTGAAAAAGGCAGGGGCAGCAATATTTTTGACGCTGACGGGAACAAGTACATAGATTATGTGTGTTCCTGGGGGCCTTTGATCCTCGGACACTGTCATCCTGAAGTTGTGAAAGCGCTGAAGGAATGTGTGGAACTGGGGACTAGCTTCGGCGCCCCGACTGAACTGGAAAAAAACCTGGCGAGTGAAATTGTCGCCGCCGTCCCTTCAATTGACATGGTACGCCTGGTCAATTCAGGCACGGAAGCGGTGATGAGTTCCTTAAGGCTAGCCCGTGCTTTTACAGGCCGGGATAAGATTGTCAAATTTGAGGGCTGTTATCATGGCCACGCCGACTCTATGCTGGTTAAGGCCGGTTCGGGCTCGATGACGCTTGGTCTGCCGGACAGTCCGGGGGTGCCCGGGAGCGTAGCGTCCGGGACGATCGTTTCAGCGTACAATGACCTGGACATGCTTGAGGCTGTCTTTAAAAAGGAAGGCAAGGATATTGCCGCTGTAATTGTAGAGCCGGTTGCCGGAAACATGGGTGTGGCGCCGCCCGAACCGGGTTTTTTGCAGGGCATCCGGGACATGACCGAAAGATTTGGTTCTTTGCTTATTTTTGACGAAGTTATTACAGGCTTCAGGGTTGCATACGGCGGAGCGCAGGAGTTGTATGGCGTCAAACCTGACTTAACCTGTCTGGGAAAAGTGATTGGCGGAGGCCTGCCGGTAGGAGCGTACGGCGGCAGGCGTGAAATCATGGAACAGATAGCCCCGCAGGGTCCGGTTTATCAGGCTGGAACGCTTTCGGGAAACCCGCTTGCTGTGACGGCAGGTCTGGCGACTTTAAAGATATTACGGCAAAACGGTTTTTATGATCATCTCGAAAGCAAGGGAGCAAGCCTGGCCGAGGGCCTTGCCCGGGCTGCCGCTAAATCCGGCGCCGGGATTACAATTAACCGGGTCGGTTCAATGATCTCTTTATTTTTCATAGCAGAAAAGGTGACGGATTATATTTCCGCCTGCAGGTCAAATACGAATCAATACGCGCAATTTTTTAAGAAAATGCTCGACCAAGGAATTTACCTTGCGCCATCCCAATTTGAAACCTGGTTTGTATCTTCCGCACATAGCGGCGAAGACATTGATCTGACCATTCAAGCCGTACAAAATACCTTATAAACACAAACAATAAATTTATTTGACAGGTGACAGGTCGCTGATATATCCTAATAAAT is a genomic window of Desulfotomaculum sp. containing:
- a CDS encoding Lrp/AsnC family transcriptional regulator, with protein sequence MTMLDQSGRDLLNIVQNGLPVVAEPYRALAEELNVTEEEIIKRLGRLKDAGIIRRLGAVFDSRRVGYKGTLCALKVPPERINEVAAVINGFRGVTHNYLRDHEFNMWFTVLAESRDKLETTIKNIREQTGIKDLLSLPAENVFKIGVHFKIT
- the nirJ2 gene encoding putative heme d1 biosynthesis radical SAM protein NirJ2, with protein sequence MLVSWNTTNACNLRCLHCYRNAGEIKGAELTTSEAMAMIDEIARPGFKIMIFSGGEPLLRPDLYELVEYARRSGLRPVLGSNGTLITGDVAARLKKAGIMAAGISLDSMDIEQHDYWRGAQGSWQAAVEGMRACRREGLPFQIHTTVVDWNYNDVEALTDFAVEEGAIAHHIFFLVPTGRAVDIKEGSLTSGQHEELLHKILKKQEEVKIELKPTCAPQFMRIARQMGLKLRFSKGCLAGIAYCIINPLGEVQPCAYLDIPLGNVKEIPFSAIWKENSILNRLRTEKYQGSCGICQYRKICGGCRARAYFYTGDYMGEEPWCEHKKTLAGRDK
- a CDS encoding Lrp/AsnC family transcriptional regulator, whose product is MLSEQEKELVRELQKGLPLVSRPFLDIADRLGLSEEEIIAKVKDFLFRGIIRRFGAVVKHQDVGYVANAMVVWLVPEERIMEVGRAMASFPEVTHCYNRPSVPGWPFTLYTVIHGKREQDCRSIAKKISSSTGIKDYRILFSTAELKKSSMEYFLD
- the hemL gene encoding glutamate-1-semialdehyde-2,1-aminomutase → MQEKRYLNSATLYEQAKRYIPGGVNSPVRSFKAVGGNPVFIEKGRGSNIFDADGNKYIDYVCSWGPLILGHCHPEVVKALKECVELGTSFGAPTELEKNLASEIVAAVPSIDMVRLVNSGTEAVMSSLRLARAFTGRDKIVKFEGCYHGHADSMLVKAGSGSMTLGLPDSPGVPGSVASGTIVSAYNDLDMLEAVFKKEGKDIAAVIVEPVAGNMGVAPPEPGFLQGIRDMTERFGSLLIFDEVITGFRVAYGGAQELYGVKPDLTCLGKVIGGGLPVGAYGGRREIMEQIAPQGPVYQAGTLSGNPLAVTAGLATLKILRQNGFYDHLESKGASLAEGLARAAAKSGAGITINRVGSMISLFFIAEKVTDYISACRSNTNQYAQFFKKMLDQGIYLAPSQFETWFVSSAHSGEDIDLTIQAVQNTL